In Vicugna pacos chromosome 1, VicPac4, whole genome shotgun sequence, a single window of DNA contains:
- the CSTB gene encoding cystatin-B has protein sequence MMCGAPSATQPATAEIQAVADQVKAQLEEKEKKKFSLFKAVEFKSQVVAGRNFFIKVQVDDEEFVHLRVFESLPHENKPPALASYQTNKARHDELAYF, from the exons ATGATGTGCGGTGCGCCCTCCGCCACGCAGCCGGCCACGGCCGAGATCCAGGCCGTCGCCGACCAG GTGAAGGCACagctggaggagaaggagaagaagaagttcTCCCTGTTTAAGGCTGTGGAGTTCAAGAGCCAGGTGGTCGCCGGCAGGAATTTCTTCATCAAG GTTCAGGTTGACGATGAGGAGTTCGTGCACCTTCGAGTATTTGAGAGCCTCCCACACGAAAACAAGCCCCCGGCCTTGGCCAGCTACCAGACCAACAAAGCCAGGCACGACGAGCTGGCCTACTTCTAG
- the PDXK gene encoding pyridoxal kinase — MEEECRVLSIQSHVVRGYVGNRAATFPLQVLGFEVDAVNSVQFSNHTGYAHWKGQVLNSEELRELYDGLRLNRVNRYDYVLTGYTRDKSFLAMVVDIVRELKQQNPRLVYVCDPVMGDKWDGEGSMYVPEDLLPVYRERVVPVADIITPNQFEAELLSGRKIHSQEEALAVMDMLHSMGPDTVVITSSDLPSPRGRDYLIALGSQRTRTPDGSVVTQRISMEMRRVDAVFVGTGDLFAAMLLAWTHKHPNSLKAACEKTVSAMHHVLQRTIKCAKAKSGEGLKPSPAQLELRMVQSKQDIENPEIVVQATVL; from the exons GTGTTGGGGTTTGAGGTCGACGCAGTGAACTCTGTCCAGTTTTCAAACCACACAG GCTACGCGCACTGGAAGGGCCAGGTGCTGAACTCAGAGGAGCTCCGGGAGCTGTATGACGGCCTGAGGCTGAACCGCGTGAACAGATACGACTATGTGCTCAcgg GTTACACGAGGGACAAGTCCTTCCTGGCCATGGTGGTAGACATCGTGCGGGAGCTGAAGCAGCAGAACCCCCGGCTCGTGTACG TGTGCGACCCGGTGATGGGGGACAAGTGGGACGGAGAAGGCTCAATG TACGTCCCGGAGGACCTCCTCCCCGTTTACAGAGAGCGGGTCGTGCCCGTGGCAGACATCATCACCCCGAACCAGTTTGAGGCTGA GTTGCTGAGTGGCAGAAAGATCCACAGCCAGGAAGAAGCCTTAGCG GTGATGGACATGCTGCACTCGATGGGCCCCGACACGGTGGTCATCACCAGCTCCGACCTACCCTCCCCGAGGGGCAGAGACTACCTGATCGCACTGGGGAGCCAGAGGACGC ggaccCCCGACGGCTCCGTGGTGACGCAGCGCATCAGCATGGAGATGCGCAGGGTGGACGCAGTCTTCGTGGGCACCGGGGACCTCTTCGCCGCCATGCTCTTGGCCTGGACGCACAAGCACCCCAACAGCCTCAAG GCGGCCTGTGAGAAGACCGTGTCGGCCATGCACCACGTTCTGCAGCGGACCATCAAATGTGCGAAAG CCAAGTCTGGGGAAGGGCTGAAGCCCAGCCCGGCCCAGCTGGAGCTGAGGATGGTCCAGAGCAAGCAGGACATCGAGAACCCCGAGATCGTTGTCCAGGCCACGGTGCTGTGA